A part of Homalodisca vitripennis isolate AUS2020 unplaced genomic scaffold, UT_GWSS_2.1 ScUCBcl_3009;HRSCAF=8244, whole genome shotgun sequence genomic DNA contains:
- the LOC124372367 gene encoding thioredoxin-like protein Clot translates to SLIHDIAEPAIEEVVNKLPDTVVFVKVLVGNREFWKDKECPFRKDKKVHLSSLPTIVKWNNPERLEGNDFANKEIIEMAFEEDL, encoded by the exons CTGAACCTGCAATAGAGGAAGTTGTGAACAAACTTCCAGACACTGTTGTTTTTGTCAAGGTCTTGGTGGGGAACCGTGAATT CTGGAAAGACAAAGAATGCCCATTCCGCAAAGACAAGAAAGTTCATCTCAGCTCTCTTCCCACAATTGTCAAATGGAATAACCCGGAACGGTTGGAAGGCAATGATTTTGCCAATAAAGAAATAATCGAGATGGCATTTGAAGAAGATTTATAG